One window of Oreochromis niloticus isolate F11D_XX linkage group LG23, O_niloticus_UMD_NMBU, whole genome shotgun sequence genomic DNA carries:
- the LOC109201568 gene encoding T-lymphocyte activation antigen CD80-like, with translation MVILRSVCQCSPLCSSVMLLCLLCSRSSASSQSVKTGFIRDEVLLPCVYSEKLSEPVTAFWRDKDDKVVLDIINSREDKIDAKFTGRVLSFPDYYKNGNLSILIKDLRADDAGLYECYIPKVDYQAKMTLNVTEKPTSHGATVTSSSHHLVLLSAPLFVLFCSLK, from the exons ATGGTCATCCTCAGAAGCGTCTGTCAGTGCTCGCCTCTCTGCAGCTCGGTGATGCTGCTGTGTCTGCTGTGCAGTCGGAGCTCAG CCAGCAGCCAGTCTGTGAAGACTGGCTTTATCCGGGATGAGGTCCTCCTGCCCTGTGTCTACTCTGAAAAGCTGTCCGAGCCGGTCACCGCCTTCTGGAGGGACAAGGATGACAAAGTTGTGTTGGATATCATCAACAGCAGAGAGGATAAAATAGATGCGAAGTTCACAGGTCGAGTGTTGAGCTTCCCAGACTATTACAAGAATGGAAACCTTTCCATCCTCATAAAGGACCTGAGGGCGGATGACGCCGGCCTGTACGAGTGCTACATCCCCAAAGTGGACTATCAGGCCAAGATGACTCTGAATGTCACAG AGAAACCCACATCACATGGTGCAACAGTAACCTCCTCCAGCCACCACCTGgttctcctctctgctcctctgtttgtgcttttctgCTCTTTAAAGTAA
- the LOC100712056 gene encoding uncharacterized protein LOC100712056 isoform X2, with product MALLCATESCDSRTTLQSREEGAERGGALFSQTGLFSDEEEKHTELTGRWEVGHHITLRLMNPAVLFTIFIISFDTVMSLDICAPAGHDVLLPCICSELQRLPQRFEVLWEDREGRILLDIINGNTEVRFQHQTFRGRVQSFPHLYIEGNFSVLLKSIQISDSNLYKCIIPQMDFKEVIEVTVSGQTCALHHRWRAIY from the exons ATGGCTCTGCTCTGTGCCACTGAGTCATGTGACAGCAGGACAACACTGCAGAGCAgggaggagggggcggagcGAGGAGGGGCGCTGTTTTCACAGACTGGTCTATTTTCTGAtgaagaggagaaacacactGAGCTTACAGGGCGATGGGAAGTAGGACATCACATCACACTCCGCTTAATGAA CCCCGCTgtcctcttcaccatcttcaTTATCAGCTTCGACACAG TGATGAGTCTGGATATCTGCGCTCCGGCTGGACATGACGTCCTGCTGCCCTGCATCTGCTCCGAGCTGCAGCGTTTGCCTCAGAGGTTTGAGGTTCTTTGGGAGGACAGAGAAGGGAGAATCCTGTTGGACATCATTAATGGCAACACAGAGGTTCGCTTTCAACATCAGACGTTCAGAGGGCGGGTTCAGAGCTTTCCTCATCTGTACATAGAGGGAAACTTCTCTGTCCTCCTGAAGAGCATCCAGATATCAGACAGCAATTTGTACAAGTGCATCATCCCACAGATGGACTTCAAGGAGGTCATCGAGGTCACTGTGTCAG GACAAACCTGTGCTTTACATCATCGATGGCGTGCCATCTACTGA
- the LOC100712056 gene encoding uncharacterized protein LOC100712056 isoform X1 — protein sequence MALLCATESCDSRTTLQSREEGAERGGALFSQTGLFSDEEEKHTELTGRWEVGHHITLRLMNPAVLFTIFIISFDTVMSLDICAPAGHDVLLPCICSELQRLPQRFEVLWEDREGRILLDIINGNTEVRFQHQTFRGRVQSFPHLYIEGNFSVLLKSIQISDSNLYKCIIPQMDFKEVIEVTVSDKRVSKPETSLPEPSSGDIRTNLCFTSSMACHLLSIRTRCSQVEY from the exons ATGGCTCTGCTCTGTGCCACTGAGTCATGTGACAGCAGGACAACACTGCAGAGCAgggaggagggggcggagcGAGGAGGGGCGCTGTTTTCACAGACTGGTCTATTTTCTGAtgaagaggagaaacacactGAGCTTACAGGGCGATGGGAAGTAGGACATCACATCACACTCCGCTTAATGAA CCCCGCTgtcctcttcaccatcttcaTTATCAGCTTCGACACAG TGATGAGTCTGGATATCTGCGCTCCGGCTGGACATGACGTCCTGCTGCCCTGCATCTGCTCCGAGCTGCAGCGTTTGCCTCAGAGGTTTGAGGTTCTTTGGGAGGACAGAGAAGGGAGAATCCTGTTGGACATCATTAATGGCAACACAGAGGTTCGCTTTCAACATCAGACGTTCAGAGGGCGGGTTCAGAGCTTTCCTCATCTGTACATAGAGGGAAACTTCTCTGTCCTCCTGAAGAGCATCCAGATATCAGACAGCAATTTGTACAAGTGCATCATCCCACAGATGGACTTCAAGGAGGTCATCGAGGTCACTGTGTCAG ATAAACGTGTCTCCAAACCTGAGACGAGTCTTCCCGAACCTTCATCTGGAGACATCAG GACAAACCTGTGCTTTACATCATCGATGGCGTGCCATCTACTGAGTATCAGGACCAGATGTTCACAGGTCGAGTATTGA
- the LOC100712056 gene encoding uncharacterized protein LOC100712056 isoform X3, whose product MDTLWISPAVLFTIFIISFDTVMSLDICAPAGHDVLLPCICSELQRLPQRFEVLWEDREGRILLDIINGNTEVRFQHQTFRGRVQSFPHLYIEGNFSVLLKSIQISDSNLYKCIIPQMDFKEVIEVTVSDKRVSKPETSLPEPSSGDIRTNLCFTSSMACHLLSIRTRCSQVEY is encoded by the exons ATGGACACTCTTTGGATAAG CCCCGCTgtcctcttcaccatcttcaTTATCAGCTTCGACACAG TGATGAGTCTGGATATCTGCGCTCCGGCTGGACATGACGTCCTGCTGCCCTGCATCTGCTCCGAGCTGCAGCGTTTGCCTCAGAGGTTTGAGGTTCTTTGGGAGGACAGAGAAGGGAGAATCCTGTTGGACATCATTAATGGCAACACAGAGGTTCGCTTTCAACATCAGACGTTCAGAGGGCGGGTTCAGAGCTTTCCTCATCTGTACATAGAGGGAAACTTCTCTGTCCTCCTGAAGAGCATCCAGATATCAGACAGCAATTTGTACAAGTGCATCATCCCACAGATGGACTTCAAGGAGGTCATCGAGGTCACTGTGTCAG ATAAACGTGTCTCCAAACCTGAGACGAGTCTTCCCGAACCTTCATCTGGAGACATCAG GACAAACCTGTGCTTTACATCATCGATGGCGTGCCATCTACTGAGTATCAGGACCAGATGTTCACAGGTCGAGTATTGA